From a region of the Aeoliella mucimassa genome:
- a CDS encoding MFS transporter: protein MSEPLSPPPPVEPTTNDGDSSAGSTRSVSVSLMLRLGALMFVQYAALGLWSVTVGTYIGENTAPAGTAMFSSSFVGLAGIASAVGALVAPLLFGALADSWFRTDRMITLLNLACGAMLVLMWSSTNQWWFLAAIIGYYQCSVPALTLTHSLTLRHLAGSRELFSIVRASGTAGWILAMVIVGSLVPWYWGMPSKLVDASTWPMKMGATVHGVMIILSFALPKTMPQAGRGSWRTLLHGCRALLAMRPRLVRFLIVSFIATISAQFYNTFANLYLNNKGVENAATKLSLGQVVEIVCMLLLPVLLVRWGPKRVFMIGVVAWIVRFLCLAYGSTEGLGMALIYTAIMLHGVCYVFVYITGYIYVDHAATPHTQSAAQGMLAMATSGLGHFSGSLLSGFMQARYLTPAGVEVPPYDWRSFYMVAAGVSVVALVLFFVLMGFKREVMPDDIDPHEAV from the coding sequence GTGAGCGAACCACTCTCTCCTCCTCCGCCCGTCGAACCCACCACGAACGATGGTGACAGTTCTGCCGGTTCTACCCGATCGGTCAGCGTGTCGCTGATGCTTCGGTTGGGAGCGTTGATGTTCGTGCAGTACGCTGCGTTGGGGTTGTGGTCGGTGACTGTCGGCACCTACATCGGCGAGAACACTGCCCCGGCCGGCACCGCCATGTTCAGCTCGTCGTTCGTTGGGCTGGCAGGCATTGCTTCGGCCGTGGGGGCGCTGGTCGCCCCGTTGCTGTTTGGCGCACTGGCCGACAGTTGGTTCCGGACCGATCGCATGATCACGCTGCTCAACCTGGCGTGCGGCGCCATGTTGGTGTTGATGTGGAGTTCGACGAATCAGTGGTGGTTCCTCGCGGCTATCATTGGCTACTATCAGTGTTCGGTTCCAGCGTTAACCTTAACGCATAGTTTGACTTTGCGACACCTCGCTGGTTCGCGCGAGTTGTTCTCGATTGTGCGTGCTAGCGGTACCGCGGGCTGGATTCTGGCGATGGTCATTGTCGGCTCATTGGTGCCTTGGTACTGGGGGATGCCTTCGAAGCTTGTCGACGCTAGCACCTGGCCGATGAAGATGGGCGCCACGGTGCATGGCGTGATGATCATCCTGTCGTTCGCGTTGCCGAAGACGATGCCGCAAGCCGGCCGCGGATCGTGGCGGACCTTGCTGCACGGATGCCGCGCGTTGCTGGCGATGCGGCCGCGACTGGTACGGTTTTTGATTGTGTCGTTCATCGCGACGATCTCGGCCCAGTTCTATAACACGTTTGCGAATCTCTATCTCAACAATAAGGGAGTTGAAAACGCGGCGACAAAGCTGTCGCTTGGTCAGGTGGTTGAGATCGTGTGCATGTTGTTGTTGCCGGTGCTGCTGGTGCGCTGGGGACCCAAACGCGTGTTCATGATCGGCGTGGTTGCCTGGATTGTGCGATTCCTTTGTCTGGCGTACGGCAGCACCGAAGGCCTCGGCATGGCGCTTATTTACACGGCCATCATGCTGCATGGTGTGTGTTACGTGTTTGTCTACATTACCGGTTATATCTACGTGGACCACGCTGCCACGCCGCATACGCAGAGCGCTGCGCAGGGCATGCTGGCGATGGCCACCAGCGGGCTGGGGCATTTTTCCGGCAGCTTGCTGTCGGGGTTCATGCAGGCTCGTTATCTAACGCCGGCCGGGGTGGAGGTTCCCCCCTACGACTGGCGCAGCTTCTATATGGTCGCGGCCGGCGTAAGCGTGGTCGCGCTGGTGTTGTTCTTCGTGCTGATGGGATTCAAACGCGAAGTGATGCCCGACGACATCGACCCGCACGAAGCGGTGTAG
- a CDS encoding lysylphosphatidylglycerol synthase transmembrane domain-containing protein — protein MLSSSTSRRLRSLAKLLLGLAIVAYLLYQASSGENFDHILHEPKQWPMLVAALLCVTVAVGMGFVRWYLLVKAVELPFTLADAMRLGSLGFALNFVGPGGVGGDLFKGVVLAREHAKRKTEAVATVIADRVLGLTGLLAVTAAATLFTGVLWNTEAPTVMRTVGGFAVAAFASLVVVGSLLMVHGPIGKTTARLLGKLPLVGGVVGSLFVSCQVISRRPIYLVPAFLLSIALHLLLVLAFHCVALGLPLEHPSLATHMCIVPLAESTSVLPIPGGLGTTEAALNALYYGLGLDGDAGTLVAFGQRLAMFTVGIFAIGYYLTQRKEVATALHEAEDQLDHAEEPLAQGADIG, from the coding sequence ATGCTGAGTTCGTCCACTTCCCGCCGTTTGCGGAGTCTCGCAAAGCTACTTCTCGGGCTGGCGATCGTGGCTTACTTGCTATATCAGGCCAGCAGCGGCGAAAACTTCGACCACATTCTGCATGAACCCAAACAGTGGCCCATGCTCGTAGCGGCTTTACTATGTGTGACAGTCGCGGTGGGCATGGGGTTCGTGCGGTGGTACCTATTGGTCAAAGCGGTGGAACTGCCGTTTACGCTGGCCGACGCCATGCGGCTCGGCTCGCTGGGCTTTGCCTTGAACTTCGTCGGCCCTGGCGGAGTCGGTGGCGACCTGTTTAAAGGTGTCGTGCTCGCCAGAGAGCACGCAAAGCGCAAGACCGAGGCCGTAGCGACCGTGATTGCTGACCGCGTGCTGGGGCTTACCGGTTTGCTGGCGGTCACCGCCGCGGCAACGCTATTTACCGGAGTATTGTGGAATACCGAGGCACCCACCGTCATGCGAACCGTCGGCGGCTTTGCGGTTGCCGCGTTTGCCTCGCTGGTGGTCGTCGGCAGCTTGCTGATGGTGCATGGCCCGATCGGCAAAACCACCGCCCGACTGCTCGGCAAGCTCCCCCTGGTGGGCGGCGTGGTCGGCAGTCTGTTTGTGTCGTGCCAGGTGATCTCGCGACGGCCGATCTACCTGGTGCCGGCCTTTTTGCTGAGCATCGCGTTGCACCTGCTATTGGTGCTCGCGTTCCACTGTGTTGCGCTCGGGCTCCCGCTCGAGCACCCCTCGCTGGCAACGCACATGTGCATCGTTCCGCTAGCCGAGTCGACCAGCGTGCTCCCGATTCCCGGCGGACTCGGCACCACCGAAGCCGCCTTGAATGCACTGTACTACGGCCTGGGACTCGATGGCGATGCCGGCACGCTCGTTGCTTTTGGGCAACGGCTCGCGATGTTCACCGTCGGCATCTTTGCGATCGGCTACTACCTGACACAACGCAAGGAAGTTGCCACGGCTCTGCACGAAGCAGAAGATCAACTCGACCACGCCGAAGAGCCGCTGGCTCAAGGCGCGGATATCGGCTGA
- a CDS encoding right-handed parallel beta-helix repeat-containing protein, with protein sequence MRIALLTCCWMILVGATSVAPAKTLYVNNQMGSDTASGLTAEPQIDNGPLKTIEAALILADKADRIVIANTGVPYHEAISLSKPNHSGYRNKPLVIEGNGAVLDGTVGHELGAWKHVQGNVFAMQPRRITYQQLFDGALPLQRVELLSTDELANLQPKTWGLLDGKIYFCTEEQKIPADYELRHAGLQTGITLYMVRHVRIENLVVQGFQQDGVNAHELVQDCELVDIDLRANGRAGLSVGGVSRVSVSQGNFYDNGRVQVRTEGLGELELAASEVDDSTAPAYRTKGRKLLVDGQPISAP encoded by the coding sequence ATGCGAATTGCCTTGCTCACTTGCTGCTGGATGATTTTGGTGGGGGCCACTTCGGTGGCCCCGGCCAAGACCCTGTACGTGAACAATCAGATGGGAAGCGATACGGCCAGTGGCCTTACCGCTGAACCCCAGATAGATAACGGCCCACTGAAAACCATCGAAGCCGCTTTGATTCTGGCCGACAAGGCCGATCGAATCGTGATCGCCAACACCGGCGTCCCCTACCACGAAGCGATCAGCCTGAGCAAGCCGAACCACAGCGGCTATCGCAACAAGCCTTTGGTGATCGAAGGCAACGGGGCGGTGCTCGATGGTACCGTGGGACATGAACTGGGCGCCTGGAAGCACGTGCAAGGCAACGTGTTTGCTATGCAACCGCGGCGGATTACCTATCAGCAACTGTTCGATGGAGCGTTGCCGCTGCAGCGAGTCGAGCTGCTCTCGACCGACGAGCTTGCCAACCTGCAACCCAAGACTTGGGGCTTGCTCGACGGGAAGATCTACTTCTGCACCGAAGAGCAAAAGATTCCCGCCGACTACGAACTCCGTCACGCAGGCCTGCAGACCGGGATCACGCTGTACATGGTTCGCCATGTACGGATCGAGAATCTGGTAGTGCAAGGTTTTCAGCAGGATGGAGTGAATGCGCATGAGTTGGTTCAGGATTGCGAGTTGGTCGACATCGACCTGCGAGCCAACGGCCGAGCAGGTCTGTCGGTAGGGGGAGTCTCACGCGTGTCGGTGTCGCAAGGCAACTTCTACGACAACGGGCGCGTGCAGGTCCGCACCGAGGGCCTCGGTGAATTAGAGCTGGCTGCCAGTGAAGTGGACGATTCCACCGCTCCTGCGTACCGGACCAAGGGCCGCAAGTTGCTGGTGGATGGTCAGCCGATATCCGCGCCTTGA